Proteins encoded in a region of the Acidobacteriota bacterium genome:
- a CDS encoding ATP-binding cassette domain-containing protein, with product MSLLTESDNLTSTWGEGLDPAAESVVRLEAVSVVYRAPSERIKTFKEYAIRLVKRQVEHREFRALDAVNLEVRRGEVFGLVGHNGAGKSTLLKIVSRVMKPTSGRVWVKGKIAPLLELGAGFHTELSGRENVFLNGTLLGYSRAEMEALFDGIVEFAELGDFIDAPLRTYSTGMTVRLGFAVATATRPDILIVDEVLAVGDEQFQEKCTERIMDFRREGTTILLVTHSSKSVERICDRAAWLDHGRLRAVGMPADIIDQYHAGYHRSAESRSATRPEALTKRDATVASAKTEVSEEMLALEAQAMKRDWFYQFELPSGSVTDSFMLEASRRIHKDRLAMLDAVLAETFAGDVTQLSCLDIGCNQGFFSVEMARRGFRKVLGVDVRRPNIEDANLMRQIYDLNNLRFRVADVGKVSAGELGQFDVVMMLSVLFWLENPIGALRLMKALTGKLLVIETPVAPDLSGELEWGNRKFKKPMQGSFAVLDQTTESKSPIGSSTDLSLCPGRETLIWILQKLGFTNIRIIPPPADAHEQLASGNRIMIVAQA from the coding sequence ATGAGCTTGCTTACCGAATCTGACAATCTGACTTCGACTTGGGGAGAGGGCCTGGATCCGGCGGCAGAGTCCGTCGTCCGACTGGAAGCCGTGTCCGTCGTGTATCGCGCGCCCAGCGAACGCATCAAAACCTTCAAAGAGTATGCGATTCGGCTGGTAAAACGACAGGTTGAACATCGCGAATTTCGTGCGCTGGATGCTGTCAATTTGGAAGTCCGGCGCGGCGAAGTGTTTGGTTTGGTCGGCCACAATGGCGCAGGCAAAAGCACACTGTTGAAAATTGTTTCGCGCGTGATGAAACCCACCAGCGGACGCGTCTGGGTAAAAGGCAAAATCGCGCCACTGTTGGAACTCGGCGCGGGATTTCACACGGAATTGAGCGGACGGGAAAACGTCTTTTTGAATGGCACACTGCTGGGATATTCGCGCGCAGAAATGGAAGCGCTGTTTGACGGCATTGTGGAATTTGCCGAACTGGGCGATTTTATTGATGCGCCGCTCCGTACGTATTCGACCGGCATGACTGTACGGTTGGGATTTGCCGTGGCGACCGCGACTCGTCCGGATATTTTGATCGTGGATGAAGTTTTGGCCGTCGGCGATGAACAGTTTCAGGAAAAATGCACTGAGCGGATTATGGATTTTCGCCGCGAAGGGACGACGATTCTGTTGGTCACGCATTCATCAAAATCTGTCGAGCGCATTTGCGACCGAGCCGCCTGGTTGGATCACGGGCGTTTGCGAGCAGTCGGAATGCCCGCGGACATCATTGATCAATACCACGCGGGATACCATAGAAGCGCGGAAAGCCGTTCGGCGACCAGGCCGGAAGCATTGACAAAACGGGACGCAACGGTTGCATCCGCCAAAACAGAAGTGTCAGAGGAAATGCTGGCGCTGGAAGCGCAGGCAATGAAACGGGATTGGTTTTATCAGTTTGAACTGCCCAGCGGTTCAGTGACCGATTCCTTCATGCTCGAAGCTTCGCGTCGCATTCACAAAGACCGGCTGGCGATGCTTGATGCCGTGCTGGCGGAAACCTTCGCGGGTGATGTGACGCAGCTTTCGTGTTTGGACATTGGTTGCAATCAGGGGTTTTTCTCCGTGGAAATGGCGCGACGCGGGTTTCGGAAAGTGCTTGGGGTTGATGTAAGACGCCCGAATATCGAAGATGCCAATTTGATGCGCCAAATTTATGACCTGAATAATTTGCGATTTCGCGTGGCCGATGTTGGCAAAGTTTCCGCCGGAGAATTGGGACAATTCGACGTGGTGATGATGCTCAGCGTGCTGTTCTGGCTGGAAAACCCGATTGGAGCGTTGCGGTTGATGAAAGCGCTGACCGGAAAACTCCTGGTCATCGAAACTCCTGTCGCTCCGGACTTGTCAGGAGAACTGGAATGGGGCAACCGTAAATTCAAAAAGCCGATGCAAGGTTCGTTTGCCGTGTTGGATCAAACCACTGAATCAAAATCGCCGATTGGCAGTTCGACGGATTTGTCGTTGTGCCCCGGACGCGAAACCTTGATCTGGATACTGCAAAAACTTGGATTCACAAACATTCGAATTATCCCCCCGCCTGCGGATGCCCACGAACAACTCGCGTCGGGCAACAGAATTATGATTGTCGCACAAGCGTGA
- a CDS encoding ABC transporter permease has protein sequence MSVATSKAPMTEQPADAPIYDSALLKNPAIVELKELFRYRDLLWQLVSRNIKTRYKRSVLGILWTMLNPLLMMLVLTFVFSNVFRFQLPHYATYALAGLALWNFFAQTTAGAMSELIWGGSLMHRIYLPRSIFAVSALGTSLVNLLLTLIPLFIVMLITGTPIRPALLILPLPILLTAMFALGVALTLSRVAAYFADVLEMYQILLMAWMYLTPIIYPKEILPEHLRWLFNLNPMYHLTEIFRAPLLIGWFAGPKTVLASTVAAVVTLAFGWWYFSRKADELAYRI, from the coding sequence ATGTCCGTTGCAACAAGCAAAGCTCCTATGACCGAGCAGCCTGCCGACGCGCCCATTTACGATTCTGCGCTGCTAAAAAATCCCGCCATCGTCGAACTGAAGGAACTGTTTCGATACCGCGACCTGCTGTGGCAATTGGTTTCCCGAAACATCAAAACCCGATACAAACGGTCGGTGCTGGGCATTTTGTGGACGATGCTCAATCCGTTGTTGATGATGCTGGTGCTGACGTTCGTCTTTTCCAACGTCTTCCGGTTTCAATTGCCGCATTATGCCACCTATGCGCTGGCCGGGTTGGCGCTCTGGAATTTCTTCGCCCAAACAACTGCCGGAGCCATGAGCGAATTGATCTGGGGCGGCAGCCTGATGCATCGCATCTATTTGCCGCGTTCGATTTTTGCCGTCAGCGCGCTGGGCACTTCGCTGGTCAATTTGCTGCTGACGTTGATTCCGCTGTTTATCGTGATGCTGATCACTGGAACTCCGATTCGACCGGCGCTGTTGATTTTGCCGCTGCCGATTTTGTTGACGGCGATGTTCGCGCTGGGCGTGGCGCTGACGCTTTCGCGCGTCGCGGCGTATTTTGCCGACGTTTTGGAGATGTACCAGATTCTGTTGATGGCCTGGATGTATTTGACGCCGATCATTTATCCAAAGGAAATACTTCCCGAACATCTTCGCTGGCTGTTCAATTTGAACCCGATGTATCACTTGACGGAAATTTTTCGCGCGCCGCTGTTGATCGGTTGGTTTGCGGGGCCGAAAACCGTGCTGGCTTCGACGGTCGCGGCAGTAGTGACGCTGGCGTTCGGTTGGTGGTATTTCTCAAGGAAGGCCGATGAGCTTGCTTACCGAATCTGA
- a CDS encoding glycosyltransferase, protein MQEKLHRQTADPQFNLSQRIRLAMRQEMPNGSYRAFRAALRVLIPHPLRRRAVELVRSRFGLLILSNLITDRLTAKKQIAEVLARIGDADFYRSITLLPHLPEPEVKAILNHHLLPAAPARADVICFSIIDWSFRFQRPQQIMSQFAAHGHRVFYLSISKFRSRYARPRFAVRQIADNIFEVEVSARYSLDIFHEVIEGKDKELVLESLDELRRTYSINEAISYVMIPSWCETALETQQQWNWRVIYDCMDEWENFPGIKPASLEAETRLVEECDLLVVTAQRLLEKWQSRAKPTVLARNAADYEFYAARCQPNSLLPDVQHPVVGYFGAIADWFDVDLLAEVAERRPHYTFALLGGVFETDVSRLQALPNVKFLGQQPYETMPQYLFHFNVCMIPFKVNPITDATDPVKLYEYWSGGKPVVATKMGELEHYRDFVYLAENAEDFAAKLDTALAETDPQLAEQRRALARQHTWKNRYDLIAEGLRTTVPRASIIIVTYNNLALTKLCLESVLGNTEYPNFEVIVVDNDSKDDTPPYLQQIAKLEPSVKVILNKQNHGFAKANNQGIELATGEYIVLLNNDAIVPPGWLSRLLRHLDDPQVGMVGPVTNFVGNEAKINVTYKTWQQMELFSHEHCWTNDLLVSDIHMLAMFCVAIRRETFQKIGPLDERFGIGMFEDDDYSVRIKQAGYRTVCAADVFVHHFGQAAFGKLIKSGAYDRLFEENRRQYEAKWKTIWQPHQNVPLKLEKHQLRGKRT, encoded by the coding sequence ATGCAGGAAAAACTTCATCGGCAAACGGCTGATCCCCAATTCAATCTATCCCAACGCATTCGACTGGCCATGCGACAGGAAATGCCGAACGGAAGTTACAGGGCGTTTCGCGCAGCACTCCGGGTGCTGATTCCTCATCCGCTGCGGCGCAGAGCTGTGGAACTGGTCCGCAGTCGTTTTGGTTTGCTGATCTTGTCCAACCTGATTACCGACCGGTTGACGGCCAAAAAACAAATTGCCGAGGTGCTGGCCAGAATCGGCGATGCGGACTTTTATCGCTCCATCACCTTGTTGCCGCATTTGCCGGAGCCGGAAGTCAAAGCCATTCTGAATCATCACCTGCTCCCGGCGGCTCCCGCGCGAGCCGACGTAATTTGTTTTTCGATCATTGACTGGTCGTTTCGGTTCCAGCGACCGCAACAAATCATGTCGCAGTTTGCCGCCCACGGCCATCGTGTCTTTTACCTGAGCATCTCGAAATTCCGCAGCCGCTACGCACGGCCAAGATTCGCTGTCAGACAGATTGCCGACAACATTTTTGAGGTAGAAGTTTCGGCGCGATACTCGCTGGACATTTTTCACGAAGTGATCGAAGGCAAGGACAAGGAATTGGTACTGGAATCGCTGGACGAGCTGCGACGCACGTACTCAATCAACGAAGCCATCAGCTACGTCATGATTCCTTCGTGGTGCGAAACGGCGCTGGAAACACAGCAGCAATGGAACTGGCGCGTGATTTACGATTGCATGGACGAATGGGAAAATTTTCCCGGCATCAAACCCGCCAGTTTGGAAGCCGAAACCCGATTGGTCGAAGAGTGCGATTTGCTTGTAGTGACGGCGCAACGGTTGCTGGAAAAATGGCAATCCAGAGCCAAACCGACCGTGCTGGCGCGCAATGCGGCGGATTATGAGTTTTACGCCGCTCGCTGCCAGCCAAATTCCCTGCTGCCAGACGTTCAACATCCAGTGGTTGGCTACTTCGGTGCGATTGCCGATTGGTTTGATGTGGACTTGCTTGCCGAAGTCGCTGAGCGCCGACCACATTACACCTTCGCGTTGCTCGGCGGAGTATTTGAAACTGACGTTTCCCGGTTGCAAGCCTTGCCCAATGTCAAATTTTTGGGCCAGCAACCTTACGAAACAATGCCGCAGTATTTGTTTCACTTCAATGTGTGCATGATTCCCTTCAAGGTCAACCCGATCACAGATGCGACCGACCCTGTAAAGCTCTACGAATACTGGAGCGGCGGCAAACCCGTCGTGGCAACGAAGATGGGCGAATTGGAACACTATCGCGATTTCGTGTATTTGGCAGAAAACGCGGAAGATTTCGCCGCCAAACTGGACACCGCGTTGGCAGAAACCGATCCGCAGTTGGCGGAACAACGGCGCGCATTGGCTCGGCAGCACACCTGGAAAAATCGGTATGACCTGATCGCAGAAGGCTTGCGAACCACAGTGCCGCGCGCCAGCATCATCATTGTCACCTACAACAATCTGGCGCTGACAAAACTCTGTTTGGAAAGCGTGCTGGGCAATACGGAATATCCGAACTTTGAGGTCATCGTTGTTGATAACGATTCCAAAGACGACACGCCACCTTACCTGCAACAGATCGCCAAGCTGGAACCGTCCGTCAAAGTCATTTTGAACAAACAAAATCACGGCTTTGCCAAAGCCAACAACCAGGGGATCGAACTGGCGACGGGCGAATACATCGTGTTGCTCAATAACGATGCGATTGTGCCGCCGGGGTGGCTCAGCCGCTTGCTGCGTCACCTGGACGATCCGCAAGTCGGCATGGTTGGCCCGGTGACAAACTTTGTCGGCAATGAAGCCAAGATCAATGTGACGTACAAAACCTGGCAACAGATGGAGCTTTTTTCGCACGAACACTGCTGGACGAACGACTTGCTGGTTTCGGACATTCACATGCTGGCGATGTTTTGCGTGGCGATACGACGCGAGACATTTCAGAAGATTGGCCCACTGGACGAGCGGTTTGGCATCGGCATGTTTGAAGACGACGATTATTCCGTCCGTATCAAACAGGCCGGGTATCGCACTGTGTGCGCGGCGGATGTCTTCGTTCACCATTTCGGCCAGGCGGCGTTCGGCAAGCTCATCAAATCCGGCGCCTATGACCGTCTGTTTGAAGAAAACCGGCGACAGTATGAGGCCAAGTGGAAAACCATCTGGCAGCCGCATCAAAACGTTCCGCTGAAACTGGAAAAGCATCAACTGCGCGGCAAGAGAACTTAA
- a CDS encoding class I SAM-dependent methyltransferase, with protein MHPSSLQHMERLVKQHLNPDAELKILDIGSYDVNGSYKPLLSQSKWTYTGIDLAAGPNVNLVLTSPYRIPLPDSSVDVIVSGQAFEHIEYFWLTWMEMVRLLKPWGYIFLIAPSRGPEHGYPVDCWRYYSDGFKALAKYGRLAMIEVSTDWEPHEEPNSAVWGDTVGVFRKPPHGWWGIIKEKFRARLHHYLAPQ; from the coding sequence ATGCACCCAAGCTCTTTGCAACACATGGAGCGACTGGTTAAGCAACACTTGAATCCGGACGCCGAATTGAAGATTCTGGACATCGGCAGTTATGACGTGAACGGCAGTTACAAACCCCTTTTGTCACAATCGAAATGGACGTATACGGGAATTGATTTGGCCGCTGGGCCAAACGTAAATTTGGTGTTGACTTCGCCTTACCGAATTCCGCTGCCGGACAGTTCCGTGGACGTGATCGTATCGGGTCAGGCCTTTGAACACATTGAATACTTCTGGCTGACGTGGATGGAGATGGTTCGATTGTTGAAACCTTGGGGCTACATTTTTCTGATTGCGCCTTCGCGCGGGCCGGAACACGGGTATCCGGTGGATTGCTGGCGCTATTATTCCGACGGATTCAAAGCATTGGCCAAATACGGAAGGCTGGCGATGATTGAAGTCAGCACCGATTGGGAACCTCACGAAGAACCCAACAGCGCCGTCTGGGGAGATACCGTTGGCGTCTTTCGTAAACCTCCGCACGGTTGGTGGGGAATTATCAAAGAAAAATTCCGCGCCAGGCTCCATCATTACCTTGCACCGCAATAA